From Hippea alviniae EP5-r, the proteins below share one genomic window:
- a CDS encoding HD domain-containing protein encodes MTYEEALSLLKEYTQSESLIRHAYCVEEAMRCYAKKFSEDEEKWAIVGLLHDFDYEKYPDQHPYKGAEILKEKGLDEDMIQAILGHADYTGVKRETLMAKTLFAVDELSGFLYAYALVRPTKNLKELKMKSVKKKLKDKAFAKGVNRDDIKKGAEELGVDLDEHILFVAECLQKNAKKIGLEE; translated from the coding sequence ATGACTTACGAGGAAGCTTTGTCTTTGCTCAAAGAGTACACGCAAAGCGAAAGCTTAATAAGGCATGCATACTGCGTTGAAGAAGCAATGCGATGCTATGCAAAAAAGTTTTCAGAAGACGAAGAGAAGTGGGCGATTGTTGGCCTGCTTCATGACTTTGACTATGAGAAATATCCCGACCAGCATCCATACAAGGGTGCAGAAATCTTAAAGGAAAAGGGTCTTGACGAAGATATGATTCAGGCAATTCTGGGTCATGCTGATTACACTGGTGTAAAAAGGGAGACCTTAATGGCAAAAACACTATTTGCCGTTGATGAGTTAAGCGGATTCTTATATGCCTATGCTTTAGTAAGACCAACGAAAAACCTAAAAGAGCTAAAAATGAAATCTGTCAAGAAAAAACTAAAAGACAAAGCCTTCGCAAAAGGCGTAAACAGAGATGATATAAAAAAGGGTGCAGAAGAACTTGGCGTTGATTTAGATGAGCATATTCTTTTTGTTGCAGAATGTTTGCAGAAAAATGCAAAGAAGATAGGACTTGAAGAGTAA
- the efp gene encoding elongation factor P, giving the protein MAEIATNEFKRGVKLEIDNEPYEIVDYEHVKPGKGQAFVRVKLKNLKTGNVVEKTYKSGTKLPKADVEERMMQYLYKDNEGYNFMDLNTYDQYTIPEGVMGNAALFIQENKEVMVMLYKGTPIGVALPNFVELKIVETEPGFKGDTAATGTKPATLETGAVVQVPFFLKEGDIIKIDTRTGEYVERVNK; this is encoded by the coding sequence ATGGCAGAGATAGCAACAAACGAATTCAAAAGAGGAGTAAAACTCGAGATTGACAACGAACCTTATGAAATCGTTGATTATGAGCATGTAAAACCAGGCAAAGGACAGGCTTTTGTAAGGGTGAAGCTAAAGAACTTAAAAACGGGCAATGTTGTTGAAAAAACATACAAATCTGGCACAAAACTGCCTAAAGCTGATGTTGAAGAGAGAATGATGCAGTATCTATACAAGGATAACGAAGGCTATAACTTTATGGATTTAAACACCTATGACCAGTACACAATTCCCGAAGGTGTTATGGGTAATGCCGCTTTGTTTATCCAAGAGAATAAAGAAGTTATGGTTATGCTCTATAAAGGCACACCAATTGGTGTTGCTCTGCCAAACTTTGTTGAGCTAAAGATAGTCGAGACTGAACCGGGATTTAAGGGTGATACAGCAGCAACGGGCACAAAGCCAGCAACACTTGAGACAGGTGCAGTCGTGCAAGTGCCATTTTTCTTAAAAGAAGGTGATATTATAAAAATCGACACAAGAACAGGAGAGTATGTAGAGCGTGTGAATAAATGA
- a CDS encoding MFS transporter: MRVLTNPFLLLFIIATAHFVNDWYSLLIAPAIPVLKKAYQINYFQSGMLLSVPYLLSALLQAPIAHLSETYAKRKTALIFGFLALSTGYLTFYLTNSYYAALLATVLIGIGLGTYHPQGMGILSGVFKEKKGMAIGLNGIGGALGYFFAPISMGFLLEYFGLKAFLIVAMPGLIMAFIIFSVIKIEETPTKKPFKSTITKELLLLGIVAIVIPFFSRGISSFLPAYFYAHGSNILNANLKASVMLLAGLIAQPLGGTISDIIGRRITISLSYFLMGVFLVLFLLKPSLVFLFFMGFFMSLSIPVRHAFAAEVGGEKVNSNIAVVFGMVMIGSSIAPSVIGALVDSFGFKVAFGFNVAIAFTGSLLALTIKRKPSRSSAEN; encoded by the coding sequence ATGAGAGTTTTAACAAACCCTTTTCTATTGCTTTTTATTATTGCAACGGCTCATTTTGTAAACGATTGGTATTCTCTATTAATTGCACCGGCAATTCCTGTTCTTAAAAAGGCTTATCAAATCAATTACTTTCAATCGGGCATGCTTTTGAGCGTGCCCTATCTGTTGAGTGCTCTTCTTCAGGCTCCAATAGCCCACCTATCAGAAACATACGCAAAAAGAAAAACAGCTCTAATTTTTGGATTTTTAGCCCTTTCGACAGGATATTTAACATTCTATTTAACCAACAGTTACTACGCAGCCCTACTTGCAACTGTTCTTATAGGTATAGGTCTTGGCACATATCATCCACAAGGCATGGGCATTCTAAGTGGCGTATTTAAAGAGAAGAAAGGTATGGCAATAGGTTTAAATGGCATAGGCGGAGCTTTGGGATACTTTTTTGCTCCAATATCAATGGGTTTCTTGCTTGAGTATTTTGGACTTAAAGCGTTTCTTATCGTTGCTATGCCAGGCCTAATTATGGCTTTTATTATTTTTTCCGTAATAAAGATAGAAGAGACTCCAACCAAAAAGCCTTTCAAAAGCACGATAACTAAGGAGCTTCTCCTTTTGGGCATAGTTGCTATTGTCATACCCTTCTTCTCTCGCGGCATATCTTCTTTTTTACCAGCTTACTTTTACGCTCATGGCTCAAACATACTAAATGCAAACCTAAAAGCTTCTGTCATGCTGCTTGCGGGTTTGATAGCCCAACCCTTAGGTGGAACAATATCTGACATAATTGGCAGAAGAATAACAATCTCTTTGAGCTATTTCCTTATGGGAGTCTTTCTGGTTCTATTCTTACTAAAGCCAAGCTTGGTATTTTTGTTTTTCATGGGATTCTTTATGTCTTTATCGATACCTGTAAGACATGCATTTGCTGCAGAAGTGGGTGGTGAAAAGGTAAACTCAAACATAGCCGTCGTGTTTGGTATGGTAATGATAGGCTCAAGTATAGCACCAAGCGTTATAGGAGCATTGGTTGATTCATTTGGTTTCAAGGTGGCTTTTGGTTTTAATGTGGCAATAGCATTCACAGGAAGTTTGTTGGCTTTAACCATAAAAAGAAAGCCGAGCAGAAGCTCGGCAGAAAACTAA
- a CDS encoding ammonium transporter gives MSLLKRVSLVVFFLILPVEVFAANSGIDSGDTAWLLVSAALVMMMTPAGLAIFYGGMARSKNILNSMGMSFVTYGIVSVLWIAFQFSLAFGGDISGLIGNLKYLFMGRDINAVFVGTHVSVMAFAAFQLTFAAITTALISGSVVERVKFSSWVVFSIIWSTLVYAPLAHWVWGGGWLAKMHIADFAGGLVVETCSGIAGLVFALMLGPRRGFGKVAMPPSSIALSIFGAAMLWFGWFGFNAGSAISSGALASNAFLVTNTAGAMGAISWMLMDWMVHEHPTMLGFASGAVAGLVAITPAAGFVNNVGAMFIGFVAGIISWVATGYLKYKFGYDDSLDVFGVHGLNGIWGMIAIGLFADPKVNFAKGIMYGGTHQIIIQIIGVVATIAFVSVGTFVSVKLTSFITKGLRVNEEDEVKGLDIAVHTEKGFEL, from the coding sequence ATGAGCTTGTTGAAGAGAGTCTCTCTTGTTGTGTTTTTCTTGATTTTGCCTGTTGAAGTTTTTGCTGCGAATTCTGGTATAGACTCAGGTGATACGGCTTGGCTTCTTGTCTCTGCTGCACTTGTTATGATGATGACACCAGCAGGGCTTGCCATCTTTTATGGTGGTATGGCAAGGAGTAAGAATATTCTTAACTCAATGGGTATGTCCTTTGTGACTTACGGAATTGTGAGTGTCTTGTGGATAGCCTTTCAATTTAGTTTAGCTTTTGGTGGAGACATTAGTGGTTTGATTGGCAATTTAAAGTATCTATTTATGGGAAGGGATATTAATGCCGTTTTTGTAGGCACACATGTGTCTGTTATGGCTTTTGCTGCCTTTCAGCTTACCTTTGCTGCTATAACAACTGCCTTAATAAGCGGCTCTGTTGTTGAACGGGTAAAGTTTAGCTCTTGGGTTGTATTCAGTATAATCTGGTCAACGCTTGTCTATGCTCCACTTGCCCATTGGGTATGGGGTGGTGGGTGGCTTGCCAAGATGCACATAGCCGATTTTGCTGGTGGTCTTGTTGTTGAGACATGCTCTGGAATTGCTGGTCTTGTGTTTGCTTTAATGCTTGGCCCAAGAAGAGGATTTGGAAAAGTTGCTATGCCACCATCGTCAATTGCTCTGTCAATTTTTGGTGCTGCAATGTTGTGGTTTGGATGGTTTGGTTTTAATGCAGGAAGTGCTATATCTTCTGGCGCCTTAGCGTCTAACGCTTTTCTTGTAACCAATACAGCTGGTGCTATGGGTGCTATAAGCTGGATGTTGATGGATTGGATGGTTCATGAGCATCCTACGATGCTTGGCTTTGCATCTGGTGCCGTTGCTGGCCTTGTTGCTATAACACCTGCTGCTGGATTTGTAAACAATGTTGGTGCCATGTTCATAGGGTTTGTTGCTGGAATTATAAGTTGGGTTGCAACTGGTTATTTGAAGTATAAATTCGGGTATGATGATTCTTTAGATGTGTTTGGCGTTCATGGTTTAAACGGTATATGGGGTATGATAGCTATAGGGCTTTTTGCAGACCCTAAGGTTAATTTTGCGAAAGGTATTATGTATGGAGGAACGCATCAAATAATTATTCAAATTATTGGAGTTGTTGCAACTATTGCATTTGTTAGTGTTGGAACATTTGTAAGTGTTAAATTGACTTCCTTTATTACTAAAGGTTTAAGAGTTAACGAAGAAGATGAAGTGAAAGGTCTTGATATAGCAGTTCACACAGAAAAGGGCTTTGAGCTTTAG
- the hisS gene encoding histidine--tRNA ligase, producing the protein MEILRGFKDILPDEIPKWRRLEETARRTLESFGFKEIRTPILEKTSIFARGVGEATDIVEKEMYTFLDKSNESVTLRPEGTAGVVRAYIDNHLENYPFRKFYYIGPMFRYERPQKGRLRQFHQIGIEIFGIDNPAVDAEVVLVNKTLLDNLGITDLRIEINNIGCPNCRPKYLEKLREYFEQHKESLCDDCKRRLTRNPLRILDCKNKTCQTIAKNAPKITQFVCESCKTHYEQVKDYLTKLNIEFEENPHLVRGLDYYTKFVFETITDKLGAQGTVLAGGRYDNLVEQLGGKPTSGIGFAAGCERLVELMETEETLNIDYYIANLSEDLYAINIAKELIEKTKRSVYVEYEKRSLKAMMKKANKISARFVVIVGENERKNNKVILRDMETSSQEELNLDNFITNEVKRWQ; encoded by the coding sequence GTGGAAATCTTAAGGGGATTTAAGGATATCCTGCCAGATGAGATACCAAAATGGAGAAGGTTAGAAGAGACAGCAAGAAGAACACTTGAATCGTTTGGCTTCAAAGAGATAAGAACACCAATATTGGAGAAAACTTCTATCTTTGCTCGTGGTGTTGGTGAAGCAACAGACATAGTTGAAAAGGAGATGTACACATTTTTAGACAAAAGCAACGAATCGGTTACCTTAAGGCCAGAAGGCACGGCAGGAGTCGTAAGGGCATATATAGACAATCACCTTGAGAATTATCCATTTAGAAAGTTTTATTACATTGGCCCAATGTTTAGATACGAGAGGCCACAGAAAGGCAGACTCAGACAATTCCATCAGATAGGCATAGAGATATTTGGCATAGATAACCCGGCTGTTGATGCTGAAGTTGTGCTTGTAAATAAAACGCTGCTTGATAATTTGGGAATCACAGATTTAAGAATAGAGATAAACAACATAGGCTGCCCAAACTGCAGACCAAAGTATTTAGAAAAATTAAGAGAGTATTTTGAGCAACACAAAGAGAGCCTATGTGATGATTGCAAAAGAAGGCTAACAAGAAACCCATTAAGAATACTGGACTGCAAAAACAAAACCTGTCAAACCATAGCCAAAAACGCACCAAAAATTACTCAATTCGTATGTGAAAGCTGCAAAACCCATTACGAGCAGGTTAAAGATTATCTAACCAAACTAAATATAGAGTTTGAAGAGAATCCTCATCTTGTAAGAGGTCTTGACTATTACACAAAATTTGTATTTGAAACGATAACAGATAAGCTTGGAGCTCAGGGAACGGTGCTTGCAGGCGGCAGGTACGACAATCTCGTTGAGCAGCTTGGCGGAAAACCAACAAGCGGTATAGGTTTTGCAGCAGGCTGTGAGCGTCTTGTTGAGTTAATGGAAACCGAAGAGACACTCAATATAGATTATTACATAGCCAACCTAAGCGAAGATTTATACGCAATAAATATAGCAAAAGAGCTGATAGAAAAAACCAAAAGAAGCGTATATGTAGAATATGAGAAAAGAAGCTTAAAAGCAATGATGAAAAAGGCAAACAAGATAAGCGCAAGGTTTGTTGTTATAGTCGGAGAAAACGAGAGAAAAAACAATAAGGTAATTTTGAGAGACATGGAGACATCGTCTCAAGAAGAGTTAAATTTAGATAACTTTATCACAAACGAGGTGAAAAGATGGCAATAG
- the aspS gene encoding aspartate--tRNA ligase yields MAIGELKRTHYCGDVRASDIGKEVVLFGWVQNWRDHGGVIFIDLKDREGLVQVVFDPSVNEEIHKRASKLRSQYCIGVKGTVRARPEGTVNPNLKTGEVEVVADTLKVFSECENLPFPVEEYVHVNEELRLKYRYLDLRKPQMQRNLIVRSKAAFAARQYLHSQGFIELETPVLTKSTPEGARDFLVPSRLSPGKFYALPQSPQLFKQLLMVAGFDKYYQITKCFRDEDLRADRQPEFTQIDLEMSFVEEDDVMEITEGIIASVFKETIGVDVNPPFKRITYQEALDRFGSDKPDMRFGLELKKLTDIVQNTKFKVFKDVVDKGGIVYGLNAKGCIDFSRKEIDDLTNLVAVYGAKGLAWIKVKANYELQSPIVKFFSKEEINGILKRLEAEPGDLLFFMADTPKVVYDSLGALRLEIGKKLKLANEDEFNFVWVVDFPLFEWNEDENRWEAMHHPFTSPKEEDLEYLETDPARVKARAYDITLNGVEIGGGSIRIHRSDVQQKMFKALGISDEEAQIKFGFLIEALKYGAPPHGGLAIGFDRLVALILKEKSIREVIAFPKTQKGVCMLTDAPSEVDEKQLLELSIRVKKPKKE; encoded by the coding sequence ATGGCAATAGGAGAGCTAAAAAGGACACATTACTGCGGCGATGTAAGAGCATCCGACATAGGCAAAGAAGTTGTCTTGTTCGGTTGGGTTCAAAATTGGAGAGATCATGGCGGTGTAATTTTTATCGACCTAAAAGACAGAGAGGGCCTGGTTCAGGTTGTTTTCGACCCATCGGTAAATGAAGAGATACACAAAAGAGCATCAAAGCTGAGAAGTCAATACTGCATAGGCGTTAAAGGAACTGTAAGAGCAAGACCAGAAGGCACAGTCAATCCAAACCTAAAGACAGGCGAAGTTGAAGTTGTTGCAGACACATTAAAGGTATTTTCAGAGTGCGAAAACCTGCCCTTCCCTGTTGAAGAGTATGTTCATGTAAACGAAGAGTTAAGGCTTAAATATAGATATCTCGATTTAAGAAAACCACAGATGCAAAGAAACCTAATAGTTCGCTCAAAGGCTGCATTTGCAGCAAGACAGTATTTACACTCTCAAGGCTTTATAGAGCTTGAAACACCTGTTCTCACAAAAAGCACGCCCGAAGGTGCAAGGGACTTTTTAGTGCCAAGCAGACTATCACCGGGTAAATTTTACGCATTGCCACAATCACCACAGCTATTTAAACAGTTATTGATGGTTGCTGGTTTTGACAAATACTATCAGATAACAAAATGCTTTAGAGACGAAGATTTAAGAGCAGACAGACAGCCAGAATTCACCCAAATTGACCTTGAGATGAGCTTTGTTGAAGAAGACGATGTTATGGAGATAACAGAAGGCATAATAGCAAGCGTGTTTAAAGAGACAATCGGCGTTGATGTAAACCCGCCATTCAAAAGAATAACATATCAGGAAGCTTTAGATAGATTCGGCTCTGACAAACCGGATATGAGATTTGGCCTTGAGTTAAAAAAACTTACAGACATTGTTCAGAATACAAAATTCAAAGTGTTTAAGGATGTTGTTGACAAAGGTGGTATAGTTTACGGATTAAACGCCAAAGGTTGTATCGATTTTTCAAGAAAAGAGATAGACGATCTTACAAATCTTGTTGCCGTATACGGTGCAAAAGGACTTGCCTGGATTAAGGTCAAGGCAAACTATGAGTTGCAGTCTCCAATCGTTAAATTTTTCAGCAAAGAAGAGATTAACGGAATACTCAAAAGATTGGAAGCAGAGCCTGGTGATTTACTCTTCTTTATGGCAGATACGCCAAAGGTCGTTTATGATTCACTCGGCGCTTTAAGGCTTGAGATAGGCAAAAAGCTAAAACTTGCCAACGAAGATGAGTTCAACTTTGTCTGGGTTGTTGATTTCCCACTGTTTGAGTGGAACGAAGATGAGAACAGGTGGGAAGCAATGCATCATCCATTCACTTCGCCAAAAGAAGAAGATTTAGAGTATTTAGAAACAGACCCGGCAAGGGTTAAGGCAAGGGCTTATGATATAACGCTAAACGGTGTTGAGATAGGTGGTGGAAGTATCAGGATTCACAGAAGCGATGTTCAGCAGAAGATGTTTAAAGCTTTGGGTATTTCCGATGAAGAAGCTCAGATAAAATTTGGATTCTTAATCGAAGCACTAAAATACGGTGCACCACCACACGGCGGCTTGGCAATAGGCTTTGACAGACTTGTGGCTTTAATCTTAAAAGAAAAATCAATAAGAGAAGTTATAGCCTTCCCGAAGACTCAAAAAGGCGTATGTATGCTGACTGATGCACCAAGTGAAGTTGATGAAAAGCAGCTTCTCGAACTATCAATCAGGGTAAAAAAGCCCAAAAAGGAATAA
- a CDS encoding ATP-binding protein: protein MQTRIFRNKKLIDRDKEINFFLDWFNQLPELILWVYGPKSSGKTTLIEYVVEKELFEDFENLKPKKGYWVRYVNLRGKLITSYDSFLESFIKPKKEKEEKKTKSLSAKVSVSILQIEAKLLKEVKTREKDLFDVIISEIENIEAEHKILIIDEIQTLEDIYINGDRELLKEFLNFCVSLTKETHLSHVVILSSNTVFIDRIYNDAKLKKTSKFFKVDHLDKSIVVEWLSSEGYTEEEINLIYDYLGGCIPDIQRMMMLKDKYKSIKEYLEHRAFLAYSQIVMFYHQGKFPKEEIEIFENICKEILNNGSFVLSKDRDSKYLEVISKWAEKEILFFDPLTLEVKGNSRIYEKGMEKLEL from the coding sequence ATGCAAACCCGTATCTTCAGAAACAAAAAACTCATAGATAGAGATAAAGAGATAAACTTCTTCCTTGACTGGTTCAATCAATTACCAGAGTTAATCCTTTGGGTTTATGGCCCAAAATCTTCAGGCAAAACAACACTCATTGAGTATGTTGTTGAAAAGGAGTTGTTTGAAGATTTTGAGAACTTAAAACCCAAAAAAGGATATTGGGTTAGGTATGTCAATCTAAGAGGCAAACTCATAACAAGCTATGACTCCTTTCTTGAATCATTCATAAAGCCAAAGAAAGAAAAGGAAGAGAAAAAGACAAAGAGCTTATCTGCAAAGGTATCAGTAAGCATTCTTCAAATAGAAGCAAAATTGCTAAAAGAAGTAAAGACAAGGGAAAAAGACCTGTTTGATGTAATAATCAGCGAGATAGAGAACATAGAAGCAGAACATAAAATTCTCATCATAGACGAAATCCAAACACTTGAAGATATATACATAAACGGAGATAGAGAACTACTCAAAGAGTTCCTAAACTTCTGCGTCTCTTTAACCAAAGAGACACATCTGTCTCATGTTGTTATCCTAAGCTCAAACACTGTGTTTATAGATAGGATTTATAATGATGCAAAATTGAAGAAGACAAGTAAATTCTTCAAGGTTGACCATCTTGATAAGAGTATAGTTGTAGAGTGGTTAAGTTCTGAAGGATACACAGAAGAAGAGATAAATCTCATCTATGACTATCTTGGTGGTTGTATTCCAGATATACAAAGAATGATGATGTTAAAAGACAAATACAAAAGCATTAAAGAGTATTTAGAGCATAGGGCGTTTTTGGCTTATTCGCAGATAGTAATGTTCTATCATCAAGGTAAGTTTCCAAAAGAAGAGATAGAAATATTTGAGAATATTTGCAAAGAGATTTTAAACAATGGCTCATTTGTTCTTTCAAAAGACAGAGATTCAAAATACTTAGAAGTCATCTCCAAGTGGGCAGAAAAAGAGATTCTCTTCTTTGACCCGCTTACATTAGAAGTTAAAGGAAATAGCAGGATTTATGAGAAGGGGATGGAGAAGTTGGAATTGTAG
- the istA gene encoding IS21 family transposase, with translation MIHQKLKEKHCLDVSYSSVKRYIKKIKPSEPFIVLLSPPGQEAQVDFGYAGYFYNSKKRKKVKYWIFSMVLSYSRYRYYELVDNQSIPTFINCHINAFEYFSGSPKIVKIDNLKSGVLHVNFYEPEIQHEYTRMLEYYNSSAVACRVRKPQEKGKVESSIKYVKNNFIKKYTLRRSRGYREG, from the coding sequence TTGATACATCAGAAGTTAAAAGAAAAGCATTGCCTCGATGTGAGCTATAGTTCTGTAAAACGGTATATAAAAAAGATAAAGCCAAGTGAACCCTTCATTGTCCTATTAAGCCCACCTGGCCAGGAAGCACAAGTAGATTTCGGTTATGCAGGATATTTCTATAATAGCAAAAAGAGAAAGAAGGTAAAGTATTGGATATTCTCAATGGTTTTGTCTTACTCAAGGTACAGATACTATGAGCTTGTAGACAACCAGAGCATACCTACATTCATAAACTGTCATATCAATGCATTTGAATACTTTTCTGGTTCACCTAAAATCGTAAAGATAGACAACCTAAAAAGCGGAGTTTTGCATGTAAACTTCTATGAACCTGAAATCCAGCATGAATATACAAGAATGCTTGAATACTACAACTCATCTGCTGTTGCTTGCAGGGTAAGAAAGCCTCAAGAGAAAGGCAAGGTAGAATCCAGTATAAAGTATGTAAAGAACAACTTTATTAAAAAGTATACGCTCAGAAGGAGTAGAGGATATAGAGAAGGTTAA
- a CDS encoding helix-turn-helix domain-containing protein — protein sequence MYYSVKALLGLGKNISQIARELNIDRKTVERLRKRWKKEKLRHPLSEGKASLTHTGMKSWSI from the coding sequence ATGTACTATTCGGTAAAAGCACTACTAGGTCTTGGGAAGAATATCTCACAGATTGCAAGGGAATTAAATATTGACAGAAAAACAGTAGAAAGATTAAGAAAAAGGTGGAAGAAGGAAAAATTGAGACACCCACTGTCAGAAGGAAAAGCATCCTTGACCCATACAGGGATGAAATCATGGAGTATTTGA
- a CDS encoding prepilin-type N-terminal cleavage/methylation domain-containing protein has translation MKELKGKKGFTLIELLVVVAIIAILAAIAIPQYAKYRQKAYDAAALSDIKNAKTVFEAYFSDNQEYPTIN, from the coding sequence GTGAAAGAGTTAAAGGGTAAAAAAGGTTTCACTCTGATTGAGCTGCTTGTAGTTGTTGCAATTATTGCAATTTTGGCTGCAATCGCGATACCTCAGTATGCGAAATATAGGCAAAAAGCATACGACGCTGCTGCATTAAGTGATATTAAAAATGCTAAAACCGTATTTGAGGCGTATTTTTCTGATAACCAAGAATACCCAACTATAAACTAA
- a CDS encoding glycosyltransferase family 39 protein: MLRFSKLKKYKNHYWLFFLIIFIIYVFHGFHNINLQDDIDLVNRYSHLNHIDLYHIFIRHVENGLYYRPLISLSYQIDKILFGFFFPVMYYENLLMFFISTVFLYKFLKLVFKGDFVPLISTIWFIVNPMAVESVAWISGRTDLIAFMFLIIGFYYFIKFTEDKKLLLLFASGFFMLLASLSKETAVMFIFAIPLILTSKEILERFKHKKSILIFSALIPVLFGVAFFLLRNSAFISNSKNIHTTLQIISNGTVYPVMKFFRLFGFYIKKLLIPWPLNFAIIGADPGYDILGFVVFLFSLYLFFKNSLTNRLFLIGLLFLLPAYPISFGQIAWTSYAERYCFISSAFIFAFFVYYLFKFLENLNNKKTKNAIYCMFFAYLLSLLVSSAHRAYIWGNNARLYDDTVRKSPNYQVAYILAGDANYEEGNLKKAKKYYLAGEKVYSFIYHYQLDYHLGIVYLKEKNYKKALECFHKILNKTKKETIATGKTKTPRKEAVRMILKTYYLMLKNDKINTETVKQLKKFINSYAKYVIKSPSVLYSIGKLFLENKNKKNAILFFSLTCKSPDTKNIYRKFSCKILKRINNNNNKALDF, from the coding sequence ATGTTAAGGTTTAGTAAATTGAAAAAATACAAAAATCATTATTGGTTGTTCTTTTTAATCATTTTCATTATATATGTTTTTCATGGTTTTCATAACATTAACCTTCAAGACGACATAGATTTAGTAAACCGATACTCACACCTAAATCATATAGATTTGTATCACATATTTATCAGACATGTTGAAAATGGACTCTATTACAGACCACTCATAAGTTTATCTTATCAAATAGACAAAATTCTATTTGGTTTTTTCTTTCCTGTTATGTATTACGAAAATCTGTTAATGTTTTTTATAAGCACCGTTTTTCTTTATAAATTTTTGAAGTTGGTTTTTAAAGGTGATTTTGTGCCGCTTATTTCGACTATTTGGTTTATCGTTAATCCTATGGCTGTTGAATCTGTGGCTTGGATATCCGGAAGAACGGATTTAATAGCTTTCATGTTTTTAATTATAGGGTTTTATTACTTTATTAAATTTACCGAAGATAAAAAGTTGCTTTTATTGTTTGCTTCTGGTTTTTTTATGTTGCTTGCATCTTTATCGAAAGAAACAGCAGTTATGTTTATTTTTGCTATTCCATTGATACTGACATCTAAGGAGATACTTGAAAGATTCAAACATAAAAAGAGTATTTTGATTTTCTCTGCTTTGATTCCTGTTTTGTTTGGAGTCGCCTTCTTTTTGTTGAGAAATTCAGCTTTTATAAGCAATAGCAAAAACATACACACAACTCTACAAATAATTTCTAACGGAACAGTGTATCCCGTAATGAAATTCTTTAGGCTTTTTGGCTTTTATATTAAAAAGTTGCTTATTCCTTGGCCATTGAATTTTGCTATCATTGGTGCTGACCCAGGATACGATATTTTAGGGTTTGTCGTATTTCTGTTCTCTTTATATCTGTTTTTTAAAAATAGTCTAACTAATCGTCTGTTTCTGATTGGATTGCTTTTTCTTTTGCCTGCATATCCTATATCGTTTGGCCAGATAGCTTGGACATCTTATGCTGAAAGGTACTGTTTCATATCTTCTGCTTTTATCTTTGCGTTTTTTGTTTACTACTTGTTTAAGTTTTTGGAGAATCTAAACAACAAGAAGACGAAAAACGCTATTTACTGTATGTTTTTTGCGTATCTATTGTCTCTCCTTGTATCTTCGGCTCATAGAGCTTACATATGGGGCAATAATGCAAGACTTTATGACGATACAGTGAGAAAATCTCCAAATTATCAGGTTGCTTACATACTTGCCGGTGACGCCAATTATGAAGAAGGAAATCTAAAAAAAGCAAAAAAATACTATCTTGCAGGAGAGAAAGTTTATTCCTTTATTTACCATTATCAGTTGGACTACCATTTAGGAATAGTTTATTTAAAGGAAAAAAACTATAAAAAAGCACTTGAATGTTTTCATAAAATTCTGAACAAGACAAAAAAAGAAACAATAGCCACCGGTAAAACAAAAACACCACGAAAAGAAGCAGTCAGGATGATATTAAAAACTTATTATCTTATGCTAAAAAACGATAAAATTAATACTGAGACTGTTAAACAGCTCAAGAAATTCATAAACTCTTATGCAAAATATGTAATAAAAAGCCCGTCAGTTTTGTACAGCATAGGTAAGCTATTTTTAGAGAATAAAAACAAAAAAAATGCCATTTTATTTTTTAGTTTGACTTGCAAAAGTCCAGATACAAAGAACATATACAGGAAGTTTTCGTGCAAAATCTTAAAAAGAATCAATAACAACAATAACAAAGCGTTAGATTTTTGA